The proteins below are encoded in one region of Takifugu rubripes chromosome 1, fTakRub1.2, whole genome shotgun sequence:
- the lrrfip1a gene encoding uncharacterized protein lrrfip1a isoform X1: MGTQGTGRKRSTKKERSTAEDDALNLIAREAEARLAAKRAARAEAREIRMRELERQQKEIFQVQKKYYGLDTRLDDRGDSKWGDIEQWMEDSERYSRSSRTQTDSMCRSLTQRSDDDERMSVGSRGSVRSDLEAVGAYSGGGSVSHKKSKKKKKHKHKDRDRNGYEDDYSVISSRQSSRLSDESRVSRSSRLDLTSSRLSDDSRASRSSRLELQPASYASSDLYSLNGLSTSRNTSSAFNGYQLCGSLGSITQQLYRRNSLYEDSLCSRSRRASASHPVEYSSYRGSRTSSRASSARTSPVDNCGSVASFLRSAASSLPRDLDDVTIPDFSDVEESDYLEKGSRAASALTAGTLTSLGGTSSRRGSGETALTVDAETSLREIKEIHELKDQIQDVEIKYTQNLKEVKYTLTEVEEKYRKAMVSNAQLDNEKNNLMYQVDTLKDSLMELEELLSESQRGYEDKVKELEREKHAHSVLQFQFSEIKETLKQSEELLNEIRQLNMKQEGFVREISDLQETVEWKDKKIGALERQKEYTDAIRIERDDLREEVVKLKDILKKHGVVLGSDLNVNGDVGEAGVDGAPSTEPVSSAEPQASPPEGNSMLGNPEETLEEELQPKQHREMFEEAKENQLGSENVGVPMLEAPTDELPAREPESPTEDVEEVVHEHLITKDKDIFLSDDSPNLQAVTSSSERNPSPTLEEGVSLETDSVVEMESKGMLCSDYPKESCNISEHQEPQLDASSSALQKDPQSKEEADKDEEADKETSTRSQGAAAAGKKKKKKKRAKKKGGVHEDEKRHANKETCSEEKATESTAELAIDGSITKVADKAEDRQDRQETGEGELTKPTESFIPNEAIGETVVNDDEKQGSEVDNIVVEASTAPESVARVPAHALEKEKDELNLESETGEAAEAVEIFQPPRESRTDAKNDEQDDEQGLETETVETVEAGKPDEPSDIKPSSESRADGREDEETPKTEERSERCCVPKERCSSSEHVHHSKSGFNADGVDKVGRTAVAESLREHDTSAGSIQTESGSVGGAGEDGHVDEIKLDSMNREPENSDSEPSVLRDDHISTVQSDSEGTSLPPGDGFESLSGSGPASVGADKVVDEVSEEEDERMNDEEDRGENSNLIIEPELKPEEELKVDLREAGVPSESNCSSCEEKTDGLAAEVAAVLESEKSLEAPEPAEALGDAEDQGFQGKDQTPEVFPDTTNMLNNPEPPQAEALHGCPEDDHVHSTESAVSEVAEHKMSPNNRLHETPLNSVRGTLEEPIKDDWDDESAQPNLHEAEEDEEEGQSFDFDDIDVETAVRADLRSPKMEAFEEGVEVLSDECDPGRSGPCQNPSRDPAGEEKCTVDAGQRSDTPETVASENMREEQKNPAEEEACVEEGPGPVVGQAVPSPVEEGLDALQQLHGGDLLLEKGPELVAGNPEPPQAPKEAKKNGKKGKAKGKEDCKMS; this comes from the exons ATGGGGACTCAGGGTACCGGACGGAAAAGATCCACCAAGAAGGAGCGCTCGACGGCGGAGGACGATGCCCTGAACCTCATAGCGAGAGAG GCCGAGGCCAGGCTGGCAGCGAAGAGGGCGGCCAGGGCAGAGGCCAGAGAGATCCGCAtgagggagctggagaggcaACAGAAAGAG ATCTTTCAGGTGCAGAAG AAATATTACGGCTTGGACACCCGATTAGATGACCGAGGGGACAGCAAATGGGGAGATATTGAACAGTGGATG gagGACAGTGAGAGATACTCACGTTCTTCACGGACTCAGACG GATTCAATGTGCCGCTCTCTCACACAGCGTTCAGACGATGATGAGAGGATGTCGGTGGGCAGCCGGGGCAGCGTCAGG tcGGATCTTGAGGCTGTTGGCGCTTACAGTGGAGGG GGCTCAGTTTCGCACAAGaagtcaaagaaaaagaagaaacataaGCACAAAGACAGAGAT AGGAATGGATATGAGGACGACTACAGCGTAATATCCAGCAGG CAGAGCTCCAGACTCAGTGACGAGAGCAGAGTCTCTCGCTCCTCCAGGCTCGACCTCACG AGCTCCAGACTGAGCGATGACAGCCGGGCGTCTCGTAGCTCCAGACTAGAGCTGCAGCCG GCCTCTTATGCTTCCTCTGACTTGTACAGTCTCAATGGTCTGTCAACGTCCAGAAACACCAGTTCAGCTTTCAATGGTTACCAG TTGTGTGGTTCGCTCGGTTCCATCACCCAGCAGCTCTATCGTAGG AACTCCTTGTATGAAGACAGTCTGTGCAGCAGGTCTCGCCGCGCTTCCGCCTCTCAT cctgtAGAGTACAGTAGTTATCGTGGctccagaacctcctccagGGCTAGTTCAGCCCGCACCAGCCCAGtg GACAACTGCGGCTCGGTGGCCAGTTTCCTGAGAAGCGCGGCCAGCAGCCTCCCGCGGGATCTGGACGATGTTACTATTCCTGACTTTTCTGAC gtggaggagagcgaTTATCTGGAGAAG GGATCCCGAGCAGCTTCTGCCCTGACAGCTGGAACTCTCACATCCTTGGGTGGGACGTCGTCGCGGAGAGGAAGCGGCGAGACGGCCTTAACTGTAGATGCAGAGACTTCGTTGAGGGAAATTAAG GAGATTCATGAACTCAAGGATCAGATTCAGGATGTGGAAATCAAGTACACTCAGAACCTAAAAGAAGTCAAG TATACACTAactgaggtggaggagaagtATCGTAAGGCCATGGTGTCCAACGCACAGCTGGACAATGAGAAGAACAACCTGATGTACCAGGTGGACACACTGAAGGACTCCctgatggagctggaggagctgctgtctgaGTCCCAACGAGGATACGAGGATAAAGTCAAG GAGctggaaagagagaaacacGCCCACAGTGTGCTTCAGTTTCAGTtcagtgaaataaaagagacgCTCAAACAGAGCGAAGAGCTGCTAAAT GAGATCCGTCAGCTGAACATGAAACAGGAGGGTTTTGTTAGAGAAATATCCGACCTCCAGGAGACGGTGGAGTGGAAGGATAAAAAAATCGGG GCCTTAGAGCGACAGAAAGAATACACAGATGCCATCCGAATTGAGCGAGATGACCTCAGAGAAGAGGTGGTGAAGCTCAAAGACATTTTGAAG AAACACGGCGTAGTGCTGGGATCCGATCTAAACGTCAACGGGGACGTCGGAGAGGCGGGTGTGGACGGAGCACCCAGCACAGAGCCCGTTTCCTCTGCAGAGCCTCAGGCCTCCCCACCAGAGGGGAACAGCATGCTGG GCAACCCTGAGGAAactctggaggaagagctgcaacCGAAACAACACAGAGAGATGTTTGAGGAAGCCAAAGAGAATCAGTTGGGTTCTGAAAATGTCGGCGTGCCCATGCTGGAAGCGCCAACAGATGAGCTGCCGGCAAGAGAACCGGAGTCTCCAACAGAAGATGTTGAAGAAGTAGTTCATGAACATTTAATCACAAAAGACAAAGATATATTTCTAAGTGATGACAGTCCTAATCTGCAAGCAGTGACATCCTCTTCTGAAAGAAACCCTTCACCAACTCTTGAAGAGGGAGTTTCATTAGAGACAGATAGCGTAGTGGAGATGGAGAGTAAAGGCATGTTGTGTAGTGATTATCCTAAAGAGTCCTGTAACATCTCTGAACACCAAGAACCTCAGTTAGATGCgtccagctctgctcttcagaaaGACCCTCAGAGTAAAGAAGAGGCAGACAAGGATGAAGAGGCAGATAAGGAAACGTCGACCAGGTCACAaggtgccgctgctgctgggaaaaagaaaaagaagaagaaaagagctaaAAAGAAAGGAGGAGTACATGAGGATGAGAAGCGACACGCGAATAAAGAAACGTGTTCAGAGGAAAAAGCCACTGAATCCACTGCAGAACTTGCTATTGATGGTTCCATAACTAAAGTTGCAGATAAAGCTGAAGACAGGCAGGACAGACAAGAAACTGGAGAGGGGGAGCTGACCAAACCCACTGAAAGCTTCATCCCAAACGAAGCGATCGGAGAAACGGTGGTCAACGATGATGAGAAACAAGGTTCAGAAGTCGACAACATTGTGGTTGAAGCTTCAACCGCTCCAGAAAGTGTTGCTCGTGTTCCAGCTCACGCGCTCGAGAAAGAGAAGGATGAACTAAATTTGGAGAGTGAaacaggagaagcagcagaggctgTGGAAATCTTCCAAcctcccagagaatccagaACCGATGCCAAGAACGACGAGCAAGATGATGAACAAGGTTTGGAAACTGAAACCGTGGAAACGGTAGAGGCGGGGAAACCCGATGAACCTTCTGACATTAAACCTTCCTCCGAGTCCAGAGCAGAtggcagagaagatgaggaaaCACCAAAAACAGAGGAGAGATCAGAAAGGTGCTGTGTTCCAAAGGAGCGCTGCAGCAGTTCTGAACATGTTCACCACTCCAAAAGTGGGTTTAACGCTGATGGTGTTGACAAAGTGGGCAGAACCGCTGTGGCTGAAAGTTTAAGGGAACATGACACGTCAGCCGGTTCCATCCAAACTGAGTCAGGAAGTGTTGGTGGTGCAGGAGAGGATGGGCACGTTGATGAGATTAAACTTGACAGCATGAATAGGGAACCTGAAAATTCAGATTCGGAACCCAGTGTTCTGAGAGACGACCACATCAGCACAGTCCAGTCTGACAGTGAGGGTACCTCACTACCTCCTGGTGATGGGTTCGAGTCCTTGTCCGGTTCAGGACCTGCATCTGTGGGGGCAGATAAGGTTGTTGATGAGGtttcagaggaggaagatgagagaatgaatgatgaggaggacagaggggagaACTCAAATCTAATTATCGAACCTGAGCTGAAACcagaagaggagctgaaggttGATTTAAGGGAAGCTGGAGTTCCCTCCGAGTCCAATTGCTCCTCGTGTGAAGAAAAAACTGATGGTTTGGCAGCAGAAGTTGCTGCTGTACTTGAGTCTGAGAAGAGTCTGGAAGCACCAGAGCCAGCTGAAGCACTGGGGGATGCAGAAGACCAGGGGTTCCAGGGTAAAGACCAGACTCCTGAGGTGTTCCCTGACACCACCAACATGTTAAATAACCCAGAGCCTCCACAAGCTGAAGCTCTTCATGGGTGCCCCGAAGATGACCATGTCCACAGCACAGAATCCGCCGTTTCGGAAGTTGCTGAACACAAAATGAGTCCCAATAATCGGCTCCACGAGACACCTCTGAATTCAGTGAGGGGAACGCTTGAAGAACCCATCAAAGATGACTGGGATGACGAGTCAGCGCAGCCAAACCTGCACGAGGccgaagaggatgaagaggaaggacagTCTTTTGATTTTGACGACATTGACGTGGAAACGGCCGTCAGAGCAGATCTGCGAAGTCCCAAAATGGAAGCGTTTGAGGAAGGAGTTGAAGTCTTGTCCGATGAATGTGACCCAGGCAGGTCCGGTCCTTGCCAAAATCCAAGCCGTGAtccagcaggagaggagaagtgcACGGTTgatgcaggtcaaaggtcagatacACCGGAAACGGTTGCATCTGAAAATATGCGTGAAGAACAGAAGAATCCAGCGGAGGAAGAGGCGTGTGTAGAGGAAGGACCGGGTCCGGTTGTTGGACAGGCGGTTCCTTCACCTGTAGAGGAAGGTTTGGATGcactccagcagctgcacgGTGGAGATCTGCTTTTGGAAAAGGGTCCCGAGCTGGTGGCGGGAAATCCTGAACCCCCACAGGCCCCAAAAGAGGCGAAGAAGAACGGCAAGAAAGGCAAAGCGAAGGGCAAAGAGGACTGTAAGATGTCTTAG
- the lrrfip1a gene encoding leucine-rich repeat flightless-interacting protein 1 isoform X6 produces the protein MGTQGTGRKRSTKKERSTAEDDALNLIAREAEARLAAKRAARAEAREIRMRELERQQKEIFQVQKKYYGLDTRLDDRGDSKWGDIEQWMEDSERYSRSSRTQTDSMCRSLTQRSDDDERMSVGSRGSVRSDLEAVGAYSGGGSVSHKKSKKKKKHKHKDRDRNGYEDDYSVISSRQSSRLSDESRVSRSSRLDLTSSRLSDDSRASRSSRLELQPASYASSDLYSLNGLSTSRNTSSAFNGYQLCGSLGSITQQLYRRNSLYEDSLCSRSRRASASHPVEYSSYRGSRTSSRASSARTSPVDNCGSVASFLRSAASSLPRDLDDVTIPDFSDVEESDYLEKGSRAASALTAGTLTSLGGTSSRRGSGETALTVDAETSLREIKEIHELKDQIQDVEIKYTQNLKEVKYTLTEVEEKYRKAMVSNAQLDNEKNNLMYQVDTLKDSLMELEELLSESQRGYEDKVKELEREKHAHSVLQFQFSEIKETLKQSEELLNKHGVVLGSDLNVNGDVGEAGVDGAPSTEPVSSAEPQASPPEGNSMLGNPEETLEEELQPKQHREMFEEAKENQLGSENVGVPMLEAPTDELPAREPESPTEDVEEVVHEHLITKDKDIFLSDDSPNLQAVTSSSERNPSPTLEEGVSLETDSVVEMESKGMLCSDYPKESCNISEHQEPQLDASSSALQKDPQSKEEADKDEEADKETSTRSQGAAAAGKKKKKKKRAKKKGGVHEDEKRHANKETCSEEKATESTAELAIDGSITKVADKAEDRQDRQETGEGELTKPTESFIPNEAIGETVVNDDEKQGSEVDNIVVEASTAPESVARVPAHALEKEKDELNLESETGEAAEAVEIFQPPRESRTDAKNDEQDDEQGLETETVETVEAGKPDEPSDIKPSSESRADGREDEETPKTEERSERCCVPKERCSSSEHVHHSKSGFNADGVDKVGRTAVAESLREHDTSAGSIQTESGSVGGAGEDGHVDEIKLDSMNREPENSDSEPSVLRDDHISTVQSDSEGTSLPPGDGFESLSGSGPASVGADKVVDEVSEEEDERMNDEEDRGENSNLIIEPELKPEEELKVDLREAGVPSESNCSSCEEKTDGLAAEVAAVLESEKSLEAPEPAEALGDAEDQGFQGKDQTPEVFPDTTNMLNNPEPPQAEALHGCPEDDHVHSTESAVSEVAEHKMSPNNRLHETPLNSVRGTLEEPIKDDWDDESAQPNLHEAEEDEEEGQSFDFDDIDVETAVRADLRSPKMEAFEEGVEVLSDECDPGRSGPCQNPSRDPAGEEKCTVDAGQRSDTPETVASENMREEQKNPAEEEACVEEGPGPVVGQAVPSPVEEGLDALQQLHGGDLLLEKGPELVAGNPEPPQAPKEAKKNGKKGKAKGKEDCKMS, from the exons ATGGGGACTCAGGGTACCGGACGGAAAAGATCCACCAAGAAGGAGCGCTCGACGGCGGAGGACGATGCCCTGAACCTCATAGCGAGAGAG GCCGAGGCCAGGCTGGCAGCGAAGAGGGCGGCCAGGGCAGAGGCCAGAGAGATCCGCAtgagggagctggagaggcaACAGAAAGAG ATCTTTCAGGTGCAGAAG AAATATTACGGCTTGGACACCCGATTAGATGACCGAGGGGACAGCAAATGGGGAGATATTGAACAGTGGATG gagGACAGTGAGAGATACTCACGTTCTTCACGGACTCAGACG GATTCAATGTGCCGCTCTCTCACACAGCGTTCAGACGATGATGAGAGGATGTCGGTGGGCAGCCGGGGCAGCGTCAGG tcGGATCTTGAGGCTGTTGGCGCTTACAGTGGAGGG GGCTCAGTTTCGCACAAGaagtcaaagaaaaagaagaaacataaGCACAAAGACAGAGAT AGGAATGGATATGAGGACGACTACAGCGTAATATCCAGCAGG CAGAGCTCCAGACTCAGTGACGAGAGCAGAGTCTCTCGCTCCTCCAGGCTCGACCTCACG AGCTCCAGACTGAGCGATGACAGCCGGGCGTCTCGTAGCTCCAGACTAGAGCTGCAGCCG GCCTCTTATGCTTCCTCTGACTTGTACAGTCTCAATGGTCTGTCAACGTCCAGAAACACCAGTTCAGCTTTCAATGGTTACCAG TTGTGTGGTTCGCTCGGTTCCATCACCCAGCAGCTCTATCGTAGG AACTCCTTGTATGAAGACAGTCTGTGCAGCAGGTCTCGCCGCGCTTCCGCCTCTCAT cctgtAGAGTACAGTAGTTATCGTGGctccagaacctcctccagGGCTAGTTCAGCCCGCACCAGCCCAGtg GACAACTGCGGCTCGGTGGCCAGTTTCCTGAGAAGCGCGGCCAGCAGCCTCCCGCGGGATCTGGACGATGTTACTATTCCTGACTTTTCTGAC gtggaggagagcgaTTATCTGGAGAAG GGATCCCGAGCAGCTTCTGCCCTGACAGCTGGAACTCTCACATCCTTGGGTGGGACGTCGTCGCGGAGAGGAAGCGGCGAGACGGCCTTAACTGTAGATGCAGAGACTTCGTTGAGGGAAATTAAG GAGATTCATGAACTCAAGGATCAGATTCAGGATGTGGAAATCAAGTACACTCAGAACCTAAAAGAAGTCAAG TATACACTAactgaggtggaggagaagtATCGTAAGGCCATGGTGTCCAACGCACAGCTGGACAATGAGAAGAACAACCTGATGTACCAGGTGGACACACTGAAGGACTCCctgatggagctggaggagctgctgtctgaGTCCCAACGAGGATACGAGGATAAAGTCAAG GAGctggaaagagagaaacacGCCCACAGTGTGCTTCAGTTTCAGTtcagtgaaataaaagagacgCTCAAACAGAGCGAAGAGCTGCTAAAT AAACACGGCGTAGTGCTGGGATCCGATCTAAACGTCAACGGGGACGTCGGAGAGGCGGGTGTGGACGGAGCACCCAGCACAGAGCCCGTTTCCTCTGCAGAGCCTCAGGCCTCCCCACCAGAGGGGAACAGCATGCTGG GCAACCCTGAGGAAactctggaggaagagctgcaacCGAAACAACACAGAGAGATGTTTGAGGAAGCCAAAGAGAATCAGTTGGGTTCTGAAAATGTCGGCGTGCCCATGCTGGAAGCGCCAACAGATGAGCTGCCGGCAAGAGAACCGGAGTCTCCAACAGAAGATGTTGAAGAAGTAGTTCATGAACATTTAATCACAAAAGACAAAGATATATTTCTAAGTGATGACAGTCCTAATCTGCAAGCAGTGACATCCTCTTCTGAAAGAAACCCTTCACCAACTCTTGAAGAGGGAGTTTCATTAGAGACAGATAGCGTAGTGGAGATGGAGAGTAAAGGCATGTTGTGTAGTGATTATCCTAAAGAGTCCTGTAACATCTCTGAACACCAAGAACCTCAGTTAGATGCgtccagctctgctcttcagaaaGACCCTCAGAGTAAAGAAGAGGCAGACAAGGATGAAGAGGCAGATAAGGAAACGTCGACCAGGTCACAaggtgccgctgctgctgggaaaaagaaaaagaagaagaaaagagctaaAAAGAAAGGAGGAGTACATGAGGATGAGAAGCGACACGCGAATAAAGAAACGTGTTCAGAGGAAAAAGCCACTGAATCCACTGCAGAACTTGCTATTGATGGTTCCATAACTAAAGTTGCAGATAAAGCTGAAGACAGGCAGGACAGACAAGAAACTGGAGAGGGGGAGCTGACCAAACCCACTGAAAGCTTCATCCCAAACGAAGCGATCGGAGAAACGGTGGTCAACGATGATGAGAAACAAGGTTCAGAAGTCGACAACATTGTGGTTGAAGCTTCAACCGCTCCAGAAAGTGTTGCTCGTGTTCCAGCTCACGCGCTCGAGAAAGAGAAGGATGAACTAAATTTGGAGAGTGAaacaggagaagcagcagaggctgTGGAAATCTTCCAAcctcccagagaatccagaACCGATGCCAAGAACGACGAGCAAGATGATGAACAAGGTTTGGAAACTGAAACCGTGGAAACGGTAGAGGCGGGGAAACCCGATGAACCTTCTGACATTAAACCTTCCTCCGAGTCCAGAGCAGAtggcagagaagatgaggaaaCACCAAAAACAGAGGAGAGATCAGAAAGGTGCTGTGTTCCAAAGGAGCGCTGCAGCAGTTCTGAACATGTTCACCACTCCAAAAGTGGGTTTAACGCTGATGGTGTTGACAAAGTGGGCAGAACCGCTGTGGCTGAAAGTTTAAGGGAACATGACACGTCAGCCGGTTCCATCCAAACTGAGTCAGGAAGTGTTGGTGGTGCAGGAGAGGATGGGCACGTTGATGAGATTAAACTTGACAGCATGAATAGGGAACCTGAAAATTCAGATTCGGAACCCAGTGTTCTGAGAGACGACCACATCAGCACAGTCCAGTCTGACAGTGAGGGTACCTCACTACCTCCTGGTGATGGGTTCGAGTCCTTGTCCGGTTCAGGACCTGCATCTGTGGGGGCAGATAAGGTTGTTGATGAGGtttcagaggaggaagatgagagaatgaatgatgaggaggacagaggggagaACTCAAATCTAATTATCGAACCTGAGCTGAAACcagaagaggagctgaaggttGATTTAAGGGAAGCTGGAGTTCCCTCCGAGTCCAATTGCTCCTCGTGTGAAGAAAAAACTGATGGTTTGGCAGCAGAAGTTGCTGCTGTACTTGAGTCTGAGAAGAGTCTGGAAGCACCAGAGCCAGCTGAAGCACTGGGGGATGCAGAAGACCAGGGGTTCCAGGGTAAAGACCAGACTCCTGAGGTGTTCCCTGACACCACCAACATGTTAAATAACCCAGAGCCTCCACAAGCTGAAGCTCTTCATGGGTGCCCCGAAGATGACCATGTCCACAGCACAGAATCCGCCGTTTCGGAAGTTGCTGAACACAAAATGAGTCCCAATAATCGGCTCCACGAGACACCTCTGAATTCAGTGAGGGGAACGCTTGAAGAACCCATCAAAGATGACTGGGATGACGAGTCAGCGCAGCCAAACCTGCACGAGGccgaagaggatgaagaggaaggacagTCTTTTGATTTTGACGACATTGACGTGGAAACGGCCGTCAGAGCAGATCTGCGAAGTCCCAAAATGGAAGCGTTTGAGGAAGGAGTTGAAGTCTTGTCCGATGAATGTGACCCAGGCAGGTCCGGTCCTTGCCAAAATCCAAGCCGTGAtccagcaggagaggagaagtgcACGGTTgatgcaggtcaaaggtcagatacACCGGAAACGGTTGCATCTGAAAATATGCGTGAAGAACAGAAGAATCCAGCGGAGGAAGAGGCGTGTGTAGAGGAAGGACCGGGTCCGGTTGTTGGACAGGCGGTTCCTTCACCTGTAGAGGAAGGTTTGGATGcactccagcagctgcacgGTGGAGATCTGCTTTTGGAAAAGGGTCCCGAGCTGGTGGCGGGAAATCCTGAACCCCCACAGGCCCCAAAAGAGGCGAAGAAGAACGGCAAGAAAGGCAAAGCGAAGGGCAAAGAGGACTGTAAGATGTCTTAG